A region from the Neurospora crassa OR74A linkage group V, whole genome shotgun sequence genome encodes:
- a CDS encoding TEM1 produces the protein MDTVVMDHDQTISPNEAQLPHNNNIPDDNMGGLEDSPQITPDQNGFPDRHYQQQFDQNLNSSPRSYSQHDNFDSDRYATPPAPQPSTSRPPSGLDGQNPSQSAENGSRTTAGGSSSEQANGRNHVVIKVGMVGDAQIGKTSLMVKYVEGSWDEDYIQTLGVNFMEKTISIRNTEITFSIWDLGGQREFVNMLPLVCNDAVAILFMFDLTRKSTLNSIKEWYRQGRGFNKTAIPVLVGTKYDHFVNLSREEQEEISNQARRFAKAMRAALIFSSTSHSINVQKIFKIVLSKAFDLKCTIPEISNVGEPLLLYQSV, from the exons atggACACCGTGGTGATGGATCACGATCAAACCATTAGCCCAAACGAGGCTCAGCTTcctcacaacaacaacattccAGACGACAACATGGGTGGTCTGGAGGATTCACCCCAAATAACACCCGACCAAAACGGCTTCCCAGATCGCCATTACCAACAGCAATTCGATCAGAACCTCAACAGCTCACCACGGTCATATTCCCAACACGACAACTTCGACTCAGACCGATATGCCACGCCACCAGCACCCCAGCCTTCAACGTCACGACCGCCCTCGGGGCTCGACGGCCAGAACCCATCCCAGTCCGCAGAAAACGGCTCGCGGACAACCGCCGGCGGGAGTTCCAGCGAGCAAGCCAACGGGCGCAATCATGTCGTGATCAAGGTCGGCATGGTCGGTGATGCGCAGATTGGCAAGACAAGCTTGATGGTCAAATACGTCGAAGGCAGTTGGGACGAGGACTACATCCAGACTCTGGGCGTCAACTTCATGGAAAAGACCATCAGCATCCGCAACACCGAGATCACCTTCAGCATCTGGGATCTTGGCGGTCAACGCGAGTTCGTCAATATGTTGCCGCTCGTGTGCAACGATGCTGTAGCCATCCTCTTCATGTTCGACTTGACCCGCAAGAGCACGTTGAACAGCATCAAGGAATGGTACCGCCAGGGGCGAGGATTCAACAAGACGGCCATTCCCGTCCTTGTAGGCACAAAGTACGATCACTTTGTGAACCTTTCgcgggaggagcaggaggaaatCTCCAACCAG GCACGGCGATTCGCCAAGGCCATGCGTGCGGCATTGATCTTTAGCAGCACCAGTCACAGCATCAATGTCCAGAAG ATCTTCAAGATCGTACTATCCAAAGCCTTCGATCTAAAATGCACAATTCCTGAAATTAGCAACGTTGGCGAGCCACTTCTCTTGTACCAGTCGGTATAG
- a CDS encoding NAD binding Rossmann fold oxidoreductase: protein MAPSNKFNVGIIGYGLSAKVFQIPFVALTESLVLHSIVQRSPSPGNSAPEDHPSAKHFTSIEPMLADPDVHVVIISTPPNTHFETARDALRNGKHVLVEKPFVPTSAQAEELAALAAEKKRVLCVYQNRRWDSDFLTVQKLIREGTLGRIVEFETHFDRFRLEKPTTWKGQLSMDQAGGVLYDLGTHLLDQVFVLFGMPTSVSAKFLDQREGRIVTGGSDESQQPDSIAAVLTYADTGLLVHVRISVVSAETKQPRFRIRGTKGSYQKAFLDPQEDQLRGGMAATDARFGKEDESRYGRLCYVTEDGKIEEKVYPTTEPETYIKIFEGFAKALETGNEDDIPVPASQAAKVLRIIEALRESAKTGRDVAP from the exons ATGGCGCCCTCGAACAAGTTCAATGTCGGCATTATCGGCTACGG CCTCTCGGCCAAAGTCTTCCAGATCCCTTTCGTCGCCCTGACGGAATCTCTTGTCCTCCATTCCATTGTGCAACGGTCCCCTTCGCCTGGTAACTCCGCCCCCGAGGACCATCCCTCGGCGAAGCACTTCACCTCAATTGAGCCCATGCTCGCAGACCCCGACGTCCATGTCGTCATCATTAGCACGCCTCCCAACACGCATTTTGAGACTGCGCGCGACGCCCTGCGCAATGGCAAGCACGTCCTTGTTGAGAAGCCATTCGTACCCACGTCTGCGCAAGCGGAGGAGCTTGCCGCCCTGGCCGCAGAGAAGAAACGTGTTCTGTGCGTGTACCAGAACCGCAGATGGGACTCGGACTTCCTGACTGTCCAGAAGCTCATCCGTGAGGGCACACTCGGTCGCATCGTCGAGTTTGAGACACATTTCGATCGCTTCCGTCTGGAGAAGCCGACGACGTGGAAGGGCCAGCTCAGCATGGACCAGGCCGGCGGTGTTCTGTATGATCTCGGCACCCATCTGCTGGACCAGGTCTTCGTTCTTTTCGGCATGCCGACTTCTGTCTCGGCCAAGTTCTTGGACCAGCGTGAGGGCAGAATTGTTACTGGTGGAAGCGATGAGTCACAGCAGCCCGACAGCATCGCGGCTGTCTTGACATATGCCGACACCGGCTTGCTCGTACACGTTCGCATTAGCGTTGTCAGTGCCGAGACCAAGCAGCCGCGTTTCCGCATCCGCGGAACGAAGGGTAGCTACCAGAAGGCTTTCTTGGACCCACAGGAGGACCAGCTCAGGGGAGGCATGGCCGCGACTGATGCTCGGTTCGGCAAGGAGGACGAGTCCCGGTACGGCCGTCTCTGCTATGTCACCGAGGACGGCAAGATTGAGGAGAAGGTGTACCCGACCACGGAACCGGAGACGTACATCAAGATCTTCGAGGGCTTTGCCAAGGCTCTTGAGACTGGAAACGAAGATGATATCCCCGTTCCCGCATCTCAGGCCGCCAAGGTGCTCAGGATTATCGAGGCACTCCGGGAGAGTGCCAAGACGGGCCGAGATGTCGCGCCTTGA
- a CDS encoding neutral amino acid permease, with amino-acid sequence MPAPTPDPPRDNGREKSRIDDATASTACKEDVRPSSLWSWTKLDDTTAVGPRIGPVLQSVATASSDSDDSIASPERQRELEKGNAIQYRTCSWQKTAALLFSEYICLAIMSFPWSYSVLGLVPGLILTLVVCLVVLYTSLVLWEFCLRHPEVRDVCDIGQMLFWNKNWAWWATAVMFLLNNTFIQGLHVVVGAEYLNTMTGTHPGIACRTVSFGIIIALVCWLCSLPRTFNTLSKLGVFSALFTFISVVLAAAFSGAQKHPAGYDPRPSFTSDSGVASVGGNPIVTALPVKSASYIACFNAFLNISYTFIGQITLPSFIAEMREPKDFPKALWACAIAEFILFSVVGGVIYGYTGNQYMTAPAFGSLQETYKKISFSFMIPTIIFLGVLYASVSTRFIFFRIFKNSQHMTEHTLTGWSTWAGILLTTWICAWIIAEVIPFFSSLLSLMSSLFDSFFGFIFWGVAYFRMRKADARAGITRKRGIGTILLDGTNIIIILVGFLFLSFGSYASVLGILEAYDTGSVRSVFSCASNGL; translated from the exons ATGCCGGCTCCCACGCCAGATCCGCCTCGGGATAATGGGAGAGAAAAGTCTCGAATCGACGATGCCACTGCGAGTACAGCCTGTAAGGAGGATGTTCGACCCAGCAGCCTCTGGTCCTGGACCAAGCTTGACGATACCACCGCCGTCGGTCCTCGCATAGGCCCAGTCCTACAAAGTGTCGCCACCGCGAGTTCGGACAGCGACGACAGCATTGCTTCGCCAGAACGCCAGCGCGAACTCGAAAAGGGGAATGCTATCCAGTACCGCACATGCAGCTGGCAAAAG ACTGCCGCCCTGCTCTTTTCTGAATACATATGTTTGGCCATTATGAGCTTTCCCTGGTCATACAGCGTTTTGGGTCTTGTTCCCGG GCTAATCTTGACGTTGGTCGTTTGTTTGGTCGTACTTTACAC CTCACTGGTCCTGTGGGAGTTTTGTCTACGGCACCCCGAAGTCCGGGATGTCTGTGATATCGGCCAAATGCTCTTCTGGAACAAAAATTGGGCTTGGTGGGCCACTGCCGTCATGTTCTTGCTCAACAACACA TTCATCCAAGGCTTGCATGTCGTCGTGGGCGCCGAGTATCTCAATACCATGACCGGCACACACCCGGGTATCGCGTGTCGGACCGTCAGCTTTGGCATTATCATTGCGCTCGTCTGCTGGCTCTGCTCGCTTCCACGGACGTTCAATACCTTGTCCAAGCTTGGCGTGTTTTCTGCtctctttacttttatctCGGTCGTCCTTGCTGCCGCCTTTTCGGGCGCACAGAAACACCCAGCCGGATATGATCCCCGCCCATCATTCACGTCAGACTCCGGAGTGGCATCGGTCGGAGGGAACCCCATCGTAACCGCACTTCCGGTCAAGTCAGCGTCCTACATTGCCTGTTTCAATGCCTTTCTCAACATATCCTATACCTTTATCGGGCAAATCACGCTCCCCAGCTTCATCGCAGAAATGAGAGAGCCAAA GGACTTCCCGAAAGCCTTATGGGCTTGTGCCATTGCCGAGTTTATTCTGTTCAGTGTTGTCGGGGGAGTTATTTACGGGTACACCGGAAACCAGTACATGACTGCACCTGCATTCGGTTCACTCCAAGAAACCTACAAAAAGATTTCCTTTTCATTCATGATCCCGACTATCATTTTCCTGGGCGTCTTGTACGCTTCGGTTTCGACGCGattcatcttcttccgcaTCTTCAAAAACTCGCAACACATGACCGAGCATACGCTTACCGGATGGTCAACCTGGGCGGGTATTCTTC TGACAACATGGATTTGCGCTTGGATCATTGCGGAAGTTATTCCATTCTTCTCATCCC TCCTTTCCCTCATGTCATCACTCTTCGACAGCTTCTTCGGCTTCATCTTCTGGGGTGTTGCCTACTTCCGAATGCGCAAAGCCGATGCGAGAGCCGGCATTACGAGAAAGAGAGGCATCGGCACCATCCTGTTGGATGGgaccaacatcatcatcatactcgttggcttcctctttctttcctttggGAGCTATGCGAGTGTGCTGGGTATTTTGGAAGCGTATGATACAGGATCCGTCAGGAGCGTGTTTTCGTGTGCGAGCAACGGTCTTTGA